A genome region from Halichondria panicea chromosome 15, odHalPani1.1, whole genome shotgun sequence includes the following:
- the LOC135348762 gene encoding uncharacterized protein LOC135348762 (The sequence of the model RefSeq protein was modified relative to this genomic sequence to represent the inferred CDS: added 71 bases not found in genome assembly) — MNNNGGGGGGNVYGVIGQPLTRDYLAKQLPLFQQRVPRNTQGSLKFTTNAPPNLPVPPLYPGEEVQLQEHRVVCTETFNEPAVGALYVTNFRVIFCGNLISDPESLDSLQSANYSGKSKDFSTALGGETATTISSKIKDKFTRKPEPNFTSFLYADNPDGEVVEKDHSKNKFKMNSIRRTIGSLRRSSPRSRLKTATLPPPSHPPPLLDTTLIINPVTSDDLLKRRGVNFDPETASQDSSSLSEFSSTTGTDERSVQSPLREFGEGPSTPIDININGTLLSDTQISPTLIPDSGYKGDGSLDVTMDSSKYQLLDSGVNLMEDRGNTSELTGDLSSIDDHSPMAKVDLKKRAELRKRFKKAKSVDTSNKTRKTSLQKSLTVDVLDNKSRKGSRRFWENSLVLIESDSDSDDSLGLHSSTSPPPQTTKSSCYSQIDEPVITSGYSKIEVLGPRNSSKQEHLEHSSKDSNHHFGDAIYSEPCLGAESTKDSLQTLDTDTRPYANMEIARVTETQKTIHDAAARARSKSSSPRVPKKPKPLPRILLQQEDGGRSELVTSLPTDFRHHPFGKVQHPKQPPLLSPPPEESTPPSSSDTTQSSPEHPGDSPPAMGNSLAEPAVNQRGDSPTPVPPPRRKRKTTRRLKSEPQNLPLLSPPIRVNGSHDRVVTSHDIPNKAGHNGTRKSLDDDFVDLQDPFLEDVLLRDNFDTETLTSRTSMTALPSSRPHSVVTPSAYQNTDFAFTAEDRGSVAYRSLPPPRSLPTTWSPRSELISKKKKQAITASSTRYTLSVAFPLYSIHSVTKLQSVHLKEQGLKLPEGLLILCRTSHSLKLHVHPHNTYDAESLRELLERTFVLSKPLTELFAFQYYAAIHHPNPTFIGNRSIPSIFKLPGEMERLGLIGSKLWRVARILNDHPDLCPTYPPHVIMPICTPDMDIIRGASLYKEGRFPTLTWLHPSGTALLRAATTKDERGQGSSNFQIDEALLKAICACSSGSKGPATLFVFTEKGVSDNKHSSLALKPEEVRSYYYHNCKFVYSEAPPTYKSVRHSFNKLQALLESKLPDEDYLLALDSTKWLQRVGELLSITNSVVNALTKHRAHVLVAFDCGWDRTTQVVSLAQLLVDPFFRTMNGFQILVQKEWVWFGHPFRGRHSYQGKTKIKSDGPIFLQWLDAVWQVMRQCPSAFEFNDKFLMCLAEESYSGRFGTFMTDCENMRKQSFTEKGYEHMSVSTHTVSYWTWVAMVNSVGTTFYNDLYDPALYPSVIVPSHSLPRLRLWTTYYCRYKTQDRVHQPSVLLKQLEVLLGTYKKLESQRVSLEPSGYSPRFNEEGNVPPPLMPRDELFDQSLKDHYSPPLVRSKPTPPPKPATNKPPRFHSIEQYLQKEGLDSSLCKQVELRQTICQGNLVKIGGVRKNWLQRWFVLDFDCQYLAYFENKASYENREVPKGVIRLTDITKVYQNVKKKDHLMRNIITIETSLRTYLVQAPSISTMYIWQTCLSMPPDSFGDRTN, encoded by the exons gATCCCGAGAGCCTGGACTCCTTGCAGAGTGCTAACTACTCGGGCAAATCGAAGGATTTTAGCACAGCACTGGGAGGAGAGACTGCAACCACTATCTCCTCTAAAATTAAGGACAAGTTTACCCGCAAACCAGAGCCCAACTTCACCTCATTTCTCTACGCAGACAATCCTGATGGGGAGGTGGTGGAGAAAGACCACTCAAA AAATAAGTTCAAGATGAATAGCATAAGACGAACCATTGGTTCTCTTCGTCGCTCATCACCTAGAAGTCGACTGAAGACGGCCACCCTCCCACCACCGTCACACCCACCACCTCTACTGGACACCACCCTCATTATAAACCCAGTGACCTCTGATGACCTACTAAAACGGAGGGGAGTTAATTTCGACCCGGAGACTGCCAGCCAAGACTCGAGTTCGTTGTCAGAGTTTTCCTCCACTACCGGTACAGACGAACGAAGCGTCCAATCGCCGTTGAGAGAATTCGGCGAAGGGCCCTCCACCCCGATCGATATAAATATAAATGGCACTTTGCTTAGTGACACTCAAATCAGTCCCACTTTAATCCCCGATTCTGGCTATAAAGGGGACGGTTCCTTAGATGTTACCATGGACTCCAGTAAGTACCAACTTCTCGACAGTGGTGTTAACTTGATGGAGGATCGTGGAAACACCTCTGAACTCACTGGAGATCTCTCTTCAATTGACGATCATTCACCCATGGCTAAAGTAGATTTAAAGAAGAGAGCTGAATTACGTAAACGTTTCAAGAAAGCCAAGTCCGTTGATACCTCAAACAAAACACGCAAAACCTCTTTACAAAAGTCACTGACTGTGGACGTTCTTGACAACAAATCACGGAAAGGATCACGAAGATTTTGGGAAAACTCGTTAGTTTTGATTGAGTCTGATTCTGATTCAGACGATTCCCTAGGTCTCCATTCCAGTACCAGTCCTCCACCACAAACTACCAAATCCAGTTGCTACAGCCAGATAGACGAGCCAGTCATCACTTCTGGGTACTCTAAGATCGAAGTGCTCGGTCCTAGGAACTCAAGCAAGCAAGAACATTTGGAACACTCTAGCAAAGATTCGAATCATCATTTTGGTGATGCCATTTATTCAGAACCGTGTTTGGGCGCAGAATCAACTAAAGACAGCCTCCAAACTCTGGACACTGATACCAGACCGTACGCAAACATGGAGATTGCACGAGTAACTGAGACACAGAAGACAATCCATGATGCAGCTGCTCGAGCAAGAAGCAAGTCATCTAGTCCTAGGGTTCCCAAGAAACCGAAGCCGTTGCCACGGATACTGTTACAGCAAGAGGATGGGGGAAGGAGTGAACTGGTGACCAGTCTGCCCACTGACTTTAGACATCACCCTTTTGGCAAA GTGCAGCACCCTAAACAACCCCCTCTTTTGTCCCCTCCCCCTGAAGAGTCCACACCTCCCTCATCGTCTGATACCACCCAGAGCTCACCGGAACATCCAGGGGATTCCCCACCAGCAATGGGAAATTCCCTTGCTGAGCCTGCAGTAAACCAACGCGGAGACTCTCCCACTCCTGTACCACCTCCGAGGAGGAAACGAAAAACAACAAGACGATTGAAATCCGAGCCCCAAAATTTACCCCTACTCTCCCCGCCTATTAGGGTGAACGGGTCACATGACCGAGTggttacatcacatgacataccaAACAAAGCAGGACACAACGGAACACGCAAGAGCCTTGATGATGACTTTGTAGATCTACAGGATCCTTTTCTAGAGGATGTTCTCTTGAGAGACAACTTCGATACTGAGACTCTGACCTCACGTACGTCCATGACTGCACTGCCCTCCTCACGACCCCACTCAGTGGTCACTCCCAGTGCCTACCAGAACACCGACTTTGCCTTCACTGCGGAGGATAGAGGATCAGTGGCGTACAGGTCCTTGCCTCCTCCTCGCTCTCTGCCAACCACCTGGTCACCACGCTCGGAGCTGATAAGCAAGAAGAAGAAGCAAGCCATCACCGCTTCTAGTA cccgcTATACCCTGAGTGTGGCGTTCCCTCTCTATTCGATCCACTCGGTGACTAAGTTGCAGTCCGTACATCTCAAGGAGCAAGGACTCAAACTTCCCGAGGGACTTCTCATCCTCTGTCGTACCTCCCACTCCCTCAAGCTGCACGTACATCCTCACAATACCTATGACGCTGAGTCCCTCCGAGAGCTGCTAGAGAGAACCTTCGTCCTATCCAAG CCCCTAACAGAGCTGTTTGCATTCCAGTACTACGCTGCCATTCACCATCCCAACCCCACCTTCATTGGTAACAGGAGCATACCCAGTATATTCAAACTGCCTG gtGAAATGGAAAGACTGGGTCTGATTGGCTCTAAGCTGTGGAGAGTTGCTAGGATACTCAATGACC aCCCGGATCTCTGTCCCACCTACCCCCCACATGTAATCATGCCCATCTGTACTCCGGACATGGACATAATTAGAGGGGCATCCCTGTACAAGGAGGGGAGGTTCCCCACGCTCACCTGGCTCCACCCATCTGGTACTGCCCTACTACGTGCAGCCACCACCAAGGATGAACG GGGTCAAGGCAGTAGTAACTTTCAGATCGATGAAGCTCTTCTGAAGGCCATCTGTGCTTGTTCCTCGGGCTCAAAGGGACCGGCCACACTGTTTGTCTTCACAGAGAAAGG TGTCAGTGACAACAAGCACTCGTCCCTAGCACTCAAGCCGGAGGAAGTCAGAT CTTATTACTACCATAACTGCAAGTTCGTCTACTCTGAAGCTCCACCCACTTACAAGAGTGTGCGACACAGCTTCAACAAACTACAGGCCCTGCTGGAGAGCAAGCT GCCTGACGAGGACTACCTGCTGGCATTGGACTCGACTAAATGGCTGCAACGCGTGGGCGAGCTGCTCTCCATCACTAACTCTGTCGTCAACGCTCTCACAAAGCACAGAGCTCACGTGCTGGTGGCCTTCGATTGTGGCTGGGATAGAACTACACAG GTGGTGAGTCTGGCACAACTACTAGTCGACCCCTTCTTTCGAACAATGAACGGATTTCag ATTCTAGTCCAGaaggagtgggtgtggtttggccaCCCATTTCGTGGAAGACACTCCTATCAGGGCAAGACGAAGATCAAGAGCGATGGTCCCATCTTCTTACAGTGGCTGGACGCTGTTTGGCAG GTGATGAGACAATGCCCGTCTGCCTTCGAGTTTAATGACAAGTTTCTCATG tgcCTAGCGGAAGAGTCATACTCTGGTCGTTTTGGTACCTTCATGACCGACTGTGAGAATATGAGAAAACAg TCTTTTACGGAGAAGGGTTATGAGCACATGAGTGTCTCCACACACACCGTCTCCTATTGGACTTGGGTTGCCATGGTGAACTCTGTAGGAACGACCTTCTACAATGACCTCTATGACCCTGCCCTATATCCAAG tgTGATTGTCCCGTCACATTCGCTCCCTCGGCTCCGGCTGTGGACCACGTACTACTGCAGATACAAGACTCAG GATAGGGTACATCAACCAAGTGTATTGCTGAAGCAGTTGGAAGTGTTACTGGGCACATACAAG AAACTGGAATCTCAGCGAGTGAGTTTGGAGCCCTCTGGCTATTCTCCTCGGTTCAACGAGGAAGGGAATGTCCCCCCTCCACTCATGCCAAGAG ATGAGTTATTTGATCAGTCGCTAAAGGATCACTACAGTCCCCCTCTAGTGAGGTCTAAGCCCACCCCCCCACCCAAGCCTGCAACGAACAAGCCGCCTAGATTCCACAGCATTGAGCAGTACCTACAAAAAGAAG GTCTTGATTCCTCATTGTGTAAACAAGTTGAACTACGACAGACCATTTGCCAAGGAAACCTCGTTAAGATAGGTG GTGTGCGTAAAAACTGGCTTCAGAGATGGTTTGTGCTGGACTTTGACTGCCAGTATCTAGCTTACTTCGAGAACAAAGCT TCGTATGAGAATCGTGAAGTCCCCAAAGGGGTGATTCGTCTCACTGATATCACTAAAGTGTACCAGAACGTCAAGAAAAAAGACCACCTCATGAGAAACATTATTACCATAGAAACTAGCCTAAGGACGTATTTAGTTCAGGCTCCATCGATATCCACCATGTACATATGGCAAACTTGCTTGTCAATGCCACCTGACTCATTTGGCGATAGAACAAACTAA
- the LOC135348895 gene encoding Iroquois homeobox protein 6a-like, which yields MYPFSGSGHHGQPPYSRLQPNVCSSQTPGMSGLSALVSPLSSFASSFAPCPQSQVLSHQPVYLSHSPLTMGMSDSELGSPTNPISPQESLLDGVNNDRDRGESNSPTFVDFSGYSSPPPPLPRSKPHCTMPASSYYTPSFPFPATPSLSSSTMMPPYVPPPVHPTTVYNHQFGDLNSMQLSANEPHLGLSPYSTLPCMANRMHHQKSISKLSYDSPRFKLTPERAVPLIKWFDEHKDHPYPTRHEKILLCQTTQLTFTQVSTWFANARRRMKKATLEDEETRSSSPCSSPEYKEASSPANSPQELTINTDTVSASSTVHTISVVDHHAQSVKKKYGTDETSPTTYWDTTAVY from the exons ATGTATCCATTCTCTGGATCTGGCCACCATGGACAGCCACCCTACTCACGACTCCAACCCAATGTGTGCAGCAGTCAAACACCTGGCATGTCCGGGCTCTCTGCCCTCGTCTCTCCTTTATCGAGTTTTGCATCGAGTTTTGCACCCTGTCCGCAGTCACAA GTACTATCCCATCAACCAGTCTACCTTTCTCATTCGCCACTAACAATGGGAATGTCTGACTCGGAGCTTGGGTCCCCTACTAACCCCATTAGTCCTCAAGAATCGCTACTAGATGGAGTGAACAACGATAGGGACAGAGGCGAATCGAATTCTCCTACTTTTGTTGATTTTTCTGGCTACTCGTCACCGCCACCACCACTACCAAGAAGCAAGCCACACTGCACAATGCCTGCTTCAAGTTACTACACTCCGTCTTTCCCCTTCCCAGCCACCCCTAGCCTGTCAAGCAGCACAATGATGCCGCCCTATGTACCGCCCCCTGTTCATCCAACTACAGTCTATAATCACCAGTTTGGTGATTTAAACTCGATGCAGCTGTCAGCGAACGAACCACATTTGGGACTGAG TCCTTACTCAACTCTGCCGTGTATGGCCAATCGAATGCACCATCAGAAAAGTATCTCCAAGCTTTCGTACGACAGCCCACGGTTCAAACTCACACCTGAGAGAGCTGTTCCTCTGATAAAATGGTTTGACGAACACAAAGATCATCCCTATCCCACAAGACATGAAAAAATTCTCCTCTGTCAAACAACTCAATTGACATTTACACAG GTGTCTACCTGGTTTGCAAATGCCCGACGACGGATGAAGAAAGCAACTCTAGAGGATGAAGAAACGAGAAGCTCTTCACCGTGTTCTTCTCCAGAGTACAAGGAGGCGTCTTCACCAGCTAACAGTCCACAGGAGCTCACAATAAATACGGACACTGTCAGTGCTTCCTCCACTGTTCATACAATCAGCGTGGTGGATCATCATGCtcaga GTGTAAAGAAGAAGTATGGAACAGACGAAACTTCACCTACAACGTATTGGGATACTACAGCTGTGTATTAA
- the LOC135348820 gene encoding uncharacterized protein LOC135348820: MAHGYLLTLELLESAFGPQGLKVLSDSPQKQTLCSSGKDFIDEFKQVNPLLTRAAEQTNSLVGDGVKRFLLISMVALLQAKKESSGSHYREILLQVSKHLGECDVLTTSIVSGKTSIRNVQKVVFNLKKSLLLTPITDKNALRSTCLKLIMTSFGNGCSYMAKRRLKEILTEMLFPQNSPPCLAEMKEHIRNCLAALSFNHLLHVPLSVMETRVAEGFLLDSNLLSEPQLASGESVITALLLSGLDLESAGACVEIRNRSQLQQVVHFQERFTNRVVQYLVQNNVRLLLCSGKLSAGSLHTIRGSHIGVVQLIPGEVLVSIAEVNHTYPFSNAVEMIRSGNSSSLIMVKCSSMDVGRKRYTLLQTSSLSGTSADPYALILCAPTLAQCHTVMKLMRRALRVVENWLRSVSENNELVCVLGGGVWEVELVREMKNYISTKNLVRGSPEWIAVDSLIQAFLSVPQALYCNTLPPTRRRSAVVKKLLHHNVFDTSDESLVGIDIIKGCVVNVEASGVSVWSALEPAWSTHYLFASVCKFLAQALRVDNTVSVPRLVTESLRELSPDSED; this comes from the exons ATGGCACATGGATACTTGCTAACTCTTGAACTGTTAGAATCAGCTTTTGGTCCTCAAG GCCTTAAAGTGCTATCTGACAGTCCACAGAAGCAGACTCTCTGCTCTTCTGGTAAAGACTTTATCGACGAGTTTAAGCAAGTCAACCCG CTGCTCACAAGAGCGGCTGAACAAACTAATTCTCTTGTTGGGGACGGTGTTAAGAGGTTTCTCCTCATCTCTATGGTAGCATTGCTCCAG GCTAAAAAAGAATCCTCAGGATCGCACTATAGAGAAATACTTTTACAAG TATCGAAGCATCTTGGAGAATGTGATGTTTTGACTACATCTATTGTTAGTGGGAAGACATCTATTAGGAATGTTCAGAAG GTGGTATTCAACTTGAAAAAATCACTTTTGCTGACTCCTATAACGGACAAAAATGCTTTACGAAGCACATGCCTAAAACTGATCATGACAA GTTTTGGGAACGGATGCTCATACATGGCTAAAAGAAGATTAAAGGAAATACTAACCGAAATGTTATTTCCACAAAATTCTCCTCCGTGTCTTGCTGAGATGAAAGAG CATATCAGAAATTGTCTAGCAGCTCTTTCATTCAACCACCTCCTCCACGTTCCATTATCAGTCATGGAGACAAGAGTTGCTGAAGG GTTCTTGTTGGATAGCAATCTTCTTTCAGAACCTCAACTGGCTTCTGGAGAAAG TGTTATAACTGCGCTCCTGTTGTCTGGCCTGGATCTAGAATCAGCTGGAGCCTGTGTCGA GATTAGAAACAGATCCCAGCTCCAACAGGTGGTCCACTTTCAAGAGCGCTTTACAAACCGAGTCGTGCAGTATTTGGTGCAAAACAATGTGAG GCTGCTACTGTGCTCTGGGAAATTATCAGCAGGTTCTCTCCACACAATTAGAGGGAGCCATATAGGAGTGGTTCAG CTGATTCCAGGGGAGGTACTCGTGTCTATAGCGGAGGTGAACCACACCTACCCCTTCTCAAATGCTGTGGAAATG ATACGCTCTGGAAACTCATCTTCATTGATAATGGTCAAGTGCAGTTCGATGGATGTTGGCAGAAAAAG ATACACTCTCTTACAAACGTCTTCTCTCTCCGGTACCTCTGCTGATCCGTACGCTCTGATTCTTTGTGCCCCCACACTTGCACAGTGCCACACTGTCATGAAGCTGATGAGACGAGCTCTAAGGGTCGTCGAGAACTGGCTGAGATCG GTATCAGAGAATAACGAGCTTGTGTGCGtactggggggaggggtgtgGGAGGTGGAGCTAGTCAGGGAAATGAAGAATTACATCTCTACCAAAAACCTGGTCAG AGGGAGTCCGGAGTGGATAGCTGTGGACTCTCTGATTCAA GCCTTCTTGTCGGTGCCTCAGGCCCTATACTGCAATACCCTACCCCCGACACGAAGGCGGTCAGCTGTCGTTAAGAAGTTACTCCATCAT AATGTCTTTGATACATCTGACGAGTCTCTGGTTGGAATTGACATAATCAAAG GTTGTGTTGTGAATGTGGAGGCTAgtggtgtgtctgtgtggTCTGCCCTGGAGCCAGCATGGTCTAC